One window of the Janthinobacterium sp. PAMC25594 genome contains the following:
- a CDS encoding helix-turn-helix transcriptional regulator produces MADDMETVALSELRIAHGTIEARRAQTLRRVPVFQSALCRVRQGTKLLEWGARQARAGMHDVVLMPAGQELGVANLPGAQGYRAEVLSFSPALIARFRARHGGLVDTQLRQAATASLCVPLDAHAALAWDQLTASLASSTPPALLAHQAEGLLLALALGGHCGPLLLDRRDPLAARVQQVLLLDPGADWSVAKVASHLHLGASTLRRQLALEQRHFRAILEDVRLGLALQELQSGILPIGDIAAACGYASPSRFAARFRQHYGLSPRDLRATV; encoded by the coding sequence ATGGCCGATGACATGGAAACGGTGGCCCTGAGCGAGCTGCGTATCGCGCACGGCACCATCGAGGCGCGCCGCGCGCAAACCCTGCGCCGCGTGCCCGTCTTCCAGAGCGCCCTGTGCCGCGTGCGGCAGGGAACGAAACTGCTGGAGTGGGGCGCGCGCCAGGCACGCGCTGGCATGCACGATGTAGTGCTGATGCCGGCGGGACAGGAACTGGGCGTGGCCAACCTGCCCGGCGCGCAAGGCTACCGGGCGGAAGTGCTGAGTTTTTCGCCGGCCCTGATCGCCCGTTTCCGCGCGCGCCACGGCGGCCTCGTCGATACCCAGCTGCGCCAGGCGGCCACGGCCAGCCTGTGTGTGCCGCTCGATGCCCACGCGGCACTGGCCTGGGACCAGCTGACGGCCAGCCTGGCGAGCAGCACACCGCCCGCGCTGCTGGCGCACCAGGCGGAAGGCTTGCTGCTGGCCCTGGCCTTGGGCGGCCATTGCGGCCCGCTGCTGCTGGACCGCCGCGATCCGCTGGCCGCGCGCGTGCAGCAAGTGCTGCTGCTGGACCCGGGCGCCGACTGGAGCGTGGCCAAGGTTGCCAGCCATCTGCACCTGGGCGCCTCCACCCTGCGCCGCCAGCTGGCCCTGGAGCAGCGGCACTTCCGCGCCATCCTGGAAGACGTGCGGCTGGGACTGGCCTTGCAGGAATTACAATCGGGCATCTTGCCCATCGGCGACATCGCCGCCGCCTGCGGCTACGCCTCGCCATCGCGCTTCGCGGCCCGTTTCCGCCAGCATTACGGCCTGTCGCCGCGCGACTTGCGCGCCACCGTGTAA
- a CDS encoding YbhB/YbcL family Raf kinase inhibitor-like protein, with amino-acid sequence MTTSRLLAVTLGFALHLGAHAADFTVTSTDIAPGQSLASAQVFQGFGCTGGNLAPQLSWSNAPAGTRSFAITLYDPDAPTGSGWWHWSVFNLPTSTTSLPAGTTTSTLPVGAVQGRNDYGDSAYGGACPPPGDQPHRYEITVWALKTDKLPLDQHASGAMLGYMLNANALGKAQLTGLYGR; translated from the coding sequence ATGACCACTTCCCGCCTCCTCGCCGTCACGCTGGGTTTCGCCCTTCACCTGGGTGCCCACGCGGCCGATTTCACCGTCACCAGCACCGACATCGCTCCCGGCCAGAGCCTGGCGAGCGCGCAAGTATTCCAGGGCTTCGGCTGCACGGGAGGTAATCTGGCGCCGCAATTGTCGTGGAGCAATGCTCCCGCCGGCACGCGCAGCTTTGCCATCACCCTGTACGATCCCGACGCGCCCACGGGCAGCGGCTGGTGGCACTGGAGCGTGTTCAATCTGCCAACCAGCACCACCTCCTTGCCTGCGGGGACGACAACGTCCACCTTGCCAGTGGGCGCCGTGCAAGGACGCAACGATTACGGCGATAGCGCCTACGGCGGCGCCTGTCCGCCACCGGGCGACCAGCCGCACCGCTACGAGATCACGGTGTGGGCGCTGAAAACAGACAAGCTGCCGCTGGACCAGCACGCCAGCGGCGCCATGCTCGGCTACATGCTCAACGCCAACGCGCTGGGCAAGGCACAGCTGACGGGACTGTATGGCCGATGA
- a CDS encoding PepSY domain-containing protein gives MSQRSIKYLLSKLHLYAGLWFGALFVLLGLTGSAIAWMPELDAYLNPNLLQASTPAPGQVFQVTPRSVQAVVDALTADPAYGKPAQLNPPADARDVYVASYRQAGKPSPFSQAIVRQVMVDPYTLQVKGERDWGRFGFTRPLLMSGMFHLHRYVLSGDAGKTITGISGVMLLMMALSGIYLWWPRLQWMAIKRALTVSHGGSWPRFYYTFHKAAGFFAAPVLAVIAFSGIYFNLPQLIVPLVELVSTVPETAKLKNVAQDGALLDAGQAMAAAQLLYPQARVSRIVLPARKDQPYDVRVRQPGEIAHGDGATRITLDARSGLPLRIRDPLMASYGERFLGWQFPLHSGQAFGVAGRAFITVFGLMPLLFLLTGSLVWWKRRRGRK, from the coding sequence ATGTCACAACGCTCGATCAAGTACTTGCTCAGCAAACTGCACCTGTATGCGGGCCTGTGGTTTGGCGCCCTGTTCGTCCTCTTGGGCTTGACGGGTTCCGCCATCGCCTGGATGCCGGAACTCGACGCGTATCTGAATCCGAATTTGTTGCAGGCGAGCACGCCCGCGCCCGGCCAGGTGTTCCAGGTGACGCCGCGCTCCGTGCAGGCGGTGGTGGATGCACTCACGGCCGACCCCGCCTACGGCAAGCCGGCCCAGCTCAATCCGCCCGCCGATGCGCGCGACGTGTACGTGGCCTCGTATCGCCAGGCCGGCAAGCCGTCCCCGTTCAGTCAGGCCATCGTGCGCCAGGTGATGGTCGACCCCTACACCCTGCAAGTCAAAGGCGAGCGTGACTGGGGGCGTTTCGGCTTCACGCGTCCGCTATTGATGTCGGGCATGTTTCATTTGCACCGCTATGTATTGTCGGGCGACGCGGGCAAGACCATCACGGGCATTTCCGGCGTGATGCTGCTGATGATGGCGCTGAGCGGCATCTATCTGTGGTGGCCGCGCCTGCAGTGGATGGCGATCAAGCGCGCGCTGACCGTGTCGCATGGTGGCTCCTGGCCCCGTTTTTATTACACGTTTCACAAGGCGGCGGGCTTCTTTGCCGCGCCCGTGCTGGCCGTGATCGCCTTTTCCGGCATCTATTTCAATTTGCCGCAATTGATCGTGCCGCTGGTGGAGCTCGTGTCGACGGTGCCGGAGACGGCAAAATTGAAAAATGTGGCCCAGGACGGCGCCCTGCTTGATGCGGGCCAGGCGATGGCTGCCGCGCAACTGCTGTATCCGCAGGCGCGCGTGTCGCGCATCGTGCTGCCGGCCAGGAAGGACCAGCCGTATGACGTGCGCGTGCGCCAGCCTGGCGAAATCGCCCACGGCGACGGCGCCACGCGCATCACCCTCGACGCGCGCAGCGGCTTGCCCCTGCGCATCCGCGATCCGCTCATGGCCTCGTATGGCGAGCGCTTCCTGGGCTGGCAATTTCCCCTGCATTCGGGCCAGGCGTTCGGCGTGGCCGGGCGCGCCTTTATTACGGTATTTGGCTTGATGCCGCTGCTGTTCCTGTTGACGGGCAGTTTGGTGTGGTGGAAACGGCGGCGCGGCCGGAAATAG
- a CDS encoding PaaI family thioesterase: MSNPDITVAMLNERGTGRLPGHLGIVITAVGDGQLTAELPVLPHLLAPNGYLHAGSVVTLADTASGYGCIVNLPEGANNFTTIELKSNHLGTVREGTLTCTAKVEHKGRNTQVWDAVVKNKETGKTIALFRCTQMILYPK; the protein is encoded by the coding sequence ATGAGCAATCCCGACATCACCGTAGCAATGTTGAATGAGCGCGGCACCGGCCGCTTGCCCGGCCACCTGGGCATCGTCATCACGGCCGTGGGCGACGGCCAGCTGACGGCGGAATTGCCCGTGCTGCCACATCTGCTGGCGCCGAACGGCTATCTGCACGCGGGCAGCGTCGTGACCCTGGCCGACACGGCGTCCGGCTATGGCTGCATCGTCAACCTGCCCGAAGGCGCGAACAACTTCACCACCATCGAGTTGAAATCGAACCACCTGGGCACGGTCCGCGAAGGCACGCTCACCTGCACGGCCAAGGTCGAGCACAAGGGCCGCAACACGCAAGTGTGGGATGCCGTGGTGAAAAACAAGGAAACGGGCAAGACGATTGCCCTGTTTCGTTGCACGCAGATGATTCTGTATCCGAAATAG
- a CDS encoding anti-sigma factor domain-containing protein — protein MNIRGNDALRQKLASEYVLGTLKGGARRRFEGWLHNDADLRNITAEWRQRLEPMAEFATPVAPPKRVWQQIEQRLHLAPQRGRSLWRDSLSFWRGLGMASSAIAALLVIVVATRVMDAPQISYVASLTDEKAQTALLLTADSRHGALEVRMVGNAPVPADRDLELWAVPKSGNPRSLGLLADKGNVTLALSQRAIGNDVALLAVTLEPKGGSPNPNGPTGPGLYKGNWVRL, from the coding sequence ATGAATATCCGCGGCAATGACGCGCTGCGTCAGAAACTGGCGTCCGAATACGTGCTGGGCACCCTGAAAGGGGGCGCGCGGCGGCGTTTCGAAGGCTGGCTGCACAACGACGCCGATTTGCGCAATATCACGGCCGAATGGCGCCAGCGTTTGGAACCGATGGCGGAATTCGCCACGCCCGTGGCGCCGCCCAAGCGCGTGTGGCAGCAGATCGAGCAGCGCCTGCACCTGGCGCCGCAGAGGGGCCGGTCACTGTGGCGCGATTCGCTGTCGTTCTGGCGTGGCCTGGGCATGGCGTCGAGCGCCATCGCCGCGCTACTGGTGATCGTCGTGGCCACGCGCGTGATGGACGCGCCGCAGATCAGCTATGTCGCCAGCCTGACGGACGAGAAAGCGCAAACGGCCCTGCTGCTGACGGCCGACAGCCGCCACGGCGCGCTCGAGGTGCGCATGGTGGGCAACGCGCCCGTGCCTGCCGATCGCGACCTGGAACTGTGGGCCGTGCCGAAGAGCGGCAACCCGCGTTCCCTGGGTTTACTGGCCGACAAGGGCAACGTGACACTGGCCCTGTCGCAGCGCGCCATCGGCAACGACGTGGCCTTGCTGGCCGTCACCCTGGAACCGAAAGGCGGTTCGCCGAATCCGAACGGACCGACGGGGCCCGGTTTGTATAAAGGTAACTGGGTCAGGCTATAA
- a CDS encoding sigma-70 family RNA polymerase sigma factor — translation MPLAAPPDPQQLKAWLLAAGNKDAIAFRQLYNCTSSKLFGFALRILHKQELAEEALQEGFVAIWNNAATYQSHLAAPMTWMATIVRNKAFDVLRRSDDTVEIDAEQFDSEVMNALRDPQATPIESLQLSGDAKALAFCMSALEGLHRQVVALAFYHDLSHSEVAQQMSLPIGTVKTWIRRSLERLRTCLEKREAS, via the coding sequence GTGCCCCTAGCCGCTCCACCCGACCCGCAACAACTGAAAGCCTGGCTGCTTGCCGCCGGCAACAAGGACGCCATCGCGTTCCGTCAGCTATATAACTGCACATCATCGAAACTGTTTGGCTTCGCGCTGCGTATATTGCATAAGCAAGAGCTCGCTGAAGAAGCCTTGCAAGAGGGTTTCGTCGCCATCTGGAACAATGCCGCCACCTACCAGAGCCATCTGGCCGCGCCAATGACCTGGATGGCCACCATCGTGCGCAACAAGGCGTTCGATGTGCTGCGGCGCAGCGACGATACCGTGGAAATCGATGCCGAACAGTTTGATAGCGAAGTCATGAATGCACTGCGGGATCCCCAGGCCACGCCGATTGAATCACTGCAACTGAGCGGTGACGCCAAGGCGCTGGCGTTTTGCATGTCGGCCCTGGAAGGGCTGCACCGGCAGGTGGTGGCCCTGGCGTTCTATCACGACCTGTCGCACAGCGAAGTGGCGCAGCAGATGTCGCTGCCGATCGGCACCGTGAAGACGTGGATACGCCGCAGCCTGGAACGGCTGCGCACGTGCCTGGAGAAACGGGAGGCATCATGA
- a CDS encoding peroxiredoxin, whose protein sequence is MSTSPSASKSWIKPALIAVFVAGVATAGYLSLNDKQSAPDVTFHGIHGEKITSNSLRGKVVMVNFWATSCTTCVAEMPEMIDTYNKYKGQGLEFVAVAMKYDPANYVLNFAETRQLPFKVALDVTGEAAKAYGDVALTPTTFVLDKQGKILKRYVGKPEFAELHKLLESAIAG, encoded by the coding sequence ATGTCAACTTCGCCCTCCGCAAGCAAGTCCTGGATCAAGCCAGCCCTCATCGCCGTCTTCGTGGCAGGCGTGGCGACAGCCGGCTATCTGTCGCTGAATGACAAGCAAAGCGCGCCGGACGTGACCTTCCACGGCATCCATGGCGAGAAAATCACGTCAAACAGCCTGCGCGGCAAGGTGGTGATGGTCAATTTCTGGGCCACCTCGTGCACCACCTGCGTGGCGGAAATGCCGGAGATGATCGACACCTACAACAAGTACAAGGGGCAGGGACTGGAATTTGTGGCCGTGGCCATGAAATACGATCCGGCCAACTATGTGCTGAACTTCGCCGAAACGCGCCAGCTGCCGTTCAAGGTGGCGCTCGACGTGACGGGCGAAGCGGCCAAGGCCTATGGCGACGTGGCCCTCACCCCCACCACCTTCGTGCTCGACAAGCAGGGCAAGATCCTCAAGCGCTACGTGGGCAAGCCGGAATTCGCCGAACTGCACAAGCTGCTCGAATCTGCGATCGCCGGCTAA
- a CDS encoding BON domain-containing protein codes for MTKFGTGPGWKRVQRPLATALLCGAMLTSLTGCIELMVGGAVMGGVAAADRRTLGAQTEDKSIALKGESRIPSIVGDAGHVNVTSFNRRVLLTGEVRDEAMKNAVEREVRNIEGVGSVANELIIAGPASYTSRSNDALITAKVKASLVDMKTISAASFKVVTENGTVFLMGRVTQREGTVAADVARGVGGVQKVVKLFDYISETELKQLQPDPPQQRTTSTVSDTVQQ; via the coding sequence ATGACTAAATTCGGTACTGGCCCAGGCTGGAAACGCGTACAACGCCCATTGGCGACAGCACTGCTGTGCGGCGCCATGCTCACCTCGCTCACCGGCTGCATCGAACTGATGGTCGGCGGCGCAGTGATGGGCGGCGTTGCCGCGGCGGACCGCCGCACCCTGGGCGCCCAGACCGAAGACAAGTCGATCGCCCTGAAAGGCGAGTCGCGCATCCCCTCCATCGTCGGCGATGCCGGCCATGTGAACGTCACCAGCTTCAACCGCCGCGTCCTGCTGACGGGCGAAGTGCGCGACGAGGCGATGAAAAATGCCGTCGAACGCGAAGTGCGCAATATCGAGGGCGTGGGATCGGTGGCCAATGAACTGATCATCGCCGGCCCGGCCAGCTACACCTCGCGCTCGAACGACGCGCTGATCACGGCCAAGGTCAAGGCCAGCCTGGTCGACATGAAAACCATCTCGGCCGCCTCGTTCAAGGTCGTCACGGAAAACGGCACCGTCTTCCTGATGGGCCGCGTTACCCAGCGCGAAGGCACGGTCGCGGCCGACGTGGCGCGCGGCGTGGGCGGCGTGCAGAAAGTGGTCAAGCTGTTCGACTACATTTCGGAGACGGAATTGAAACAATTGCAGCCCGATCCGCCGCAGCAGCGCACGACGAGCACGGTCAGCGATACGGTACAGCAGTAA
- a CDS encoding phosphoheptose isomerase has product MNNQRILSHFHESAELKIQAATVLAPPIAQAIDLMFYALSNGNKILACGNGGSAADCQHFAAELVGRFERERFPLPALALTTDTSILTAVANDYSYREIFSKQVQAFGQAGDILLAISTSGNSANVMAAVEAALEREMRVVALTGKDGGAIGKMLTDADVHICVPAERTARIQEVHLTTIHCICDGIDVALFGGDVND; this is encoded by the coding sequence ATGAATAATCAACGCATCCTCTCGCACTTCCACGAAAGTGCCGAACTCAAGATCCAGGCCGCTACCGTGCTGGCGCCACCCATCGCGCAGGCGATCGACCTGATGTTTTATGCATTGTCCAACGGTAACAAGATCCTCGCCTGCGGCAACGGCGGTTCCGCCGCCGACTGCCAGCACTTCGCGGCCGAGCTGGTGGGACGCTTCGAACGCGAGCGCTTTCCGCTGCCGGCCCTGGCGCTGACGACGGATACGTCGATCCTGACGGCCGTGGCGAATGACTACAGCTACCGCGAGATTTTCTCGAAGCAGGTGCAAGCGTTCGGCCAGGCCGGCGACATCTTGCTGGCCATCTCCACGTCGGGCAATTCGGCCAACGTGATGGCGGCCGTGGAAGCGGCGCTCGAGCGCGAAATGCGCGTCGTGGCGCTGACGGGCAAGGACGGCGGCGCCATCGGCAAGATGCTGACGGACGCCGACGTGCATATCTGCGTGCCGGCCGAGCGCACGGCGCGCATCCAGGAAGTCCATCTGACCACCATACATTGCATCTGCGACGGCATCGACGTCGCGCTATTCGGAGGAGACGTGAATGACTAA
- a CDS encoding YraN family protein, whose translation MPPFAFWNKRERGRQGEDDALAYLLLQGLVLLQRNYLCKGGELDLIMRDGACIVFVEVRLRSSAAYGGALASITPAKQRRMVVAAHTWLQGQKTLPPCRFDALAIDGGRISWLRNILDM comes from the coding sequence ATGCCGCCCTTCGCTTTCTGGAACAAACGGGAACGGGGACGGCAGGGAGAAGACGATGCGCTCGCGTATCTGCTGCTGCAAGGCCTGGTGCTACTGCAACGCAATTACCTGTGCAAGGGCGGCGAGCTGGACCTGATCATGCGCGATGGCGCCTGCATCGTTTTCGTCGAAGTGCGGCTACGCAGCAGTGCAGCCTACGGCGGCGCCCTGGCCAGCATCACGCCAGCCAAGCAGCGGCGCATGGTGGTGGCCGCGCACACCTGGCTGCAGGGGCAAAAGACTTTGCCGCCGTGCCGCTTCGACGCGCTGGCCATCGATGGCGGGCGCATCAGCTGGCTGCGGAACATCCTCGATATGTAA
- a CDS encoding penicillin-binding protein activator, with protein MPPKPPAPEPVTFAVAVPDITAYDGNGAPLPPITTKPATGTPQDMPAATAPAPSDGKVHHIGLLLPLRSASLGPAAELLRTGFMAAYERDRSGFEVTVIDTGDGSTDILNKFAQAQEEQDVVVGPLSRSAVTAVANSDLVRKPTIALNHPDNRGEARLPAKLLVMGLSIEAEARQVAAWAASEQPGASALILSAGSPSQRRISAAFKQEWLRQGGKVDAMDLTATNGYLSDAELVQLRARLAATPPGLLFVALDADQARQLRVAIGSDLPLYGTSSLNPGAGRGASGPELDGARLLDLPWQVQRDHPQVMVYPQPPQPAERRLTADMERLYALGIDAFRVAREVALRPNTPFTLDGVTGRLAVRFDDDQSVFERTEQAATYQQGVLGTWPPAAPATPPVQ; from the coding sequence GTGCCGCCGAAACCGCCCGCGCCCGAACCGGTGACGTTTGCCGTGGCCGTGCCCGATATTACCGCGTACGACGGCAACGGCGCACCGCTGCCGCCCATCACCACCAAGCCGGCGACGGGCACGCCGCAAGACATGCCGGCCGCCACGGCGCCGGCGCCGTCCGATGGCAAGGTCCACCACATCGGCCTGCTGCTGCCGCTGCGCTCGGCCTCCCTGGGCCCGGCCGCCGAATTGCTGCGCACCGGTTTCATGGCCGCGTATGAGCGCGACCGCAGCGGCTTCGAAGTGACGGTGATCGACACGGGCGACGGCAGCACGGATATCCTGAACAAGTTTGCGCAAGCGCAAGAGGAACAGGACGTCGTCGTGGGGCCTTTGTCGCGCTCGGCCGTGACGGCCGTGGCGAATAGCGATCTGGTGCGTAAGCCGACGATCGCCCTGAACCACCCGGACAACCGCGGCGAGGCGCGCCTGCCGGCCAAGCTGCTGGTGATGGGCCTGTCGATCGAGGCGGAAGCGCGCCAGGTCGCTGCCTGGGCCGCCAGCGAACAGCCGGGCGCCAGCGCGCTGATCCTGTCGGCCGGTTCGCCTTCGCAGCGCCGCATCAGCGCCGCCTTCAAGCAGGAATGGCTGCGCCAGGGCGGCAAGGTCGATGCGATGGACTTGACGGCCACGAACGGCTACCTGAGCGATGCGGAACTGGTGCAGCTGCGCGCACGCCTGGCCGCGACGCCGCCGGGCCTGCTGTTTGTCGCGCTCGACGCCGACCAGGCGCGCCAGCTGCGCGTGGCCATCGGCAGCGATCTGCCCCTGTATGGCACCTCGTCCTTGAATCCCGGCGCCGGGCGCGGCGCCAGCGGCCCCGAGCTCGACGGCGCGCGGCTGCTGGATTTGCCATGGCAAGTGCAGCGCGACCATCCGCAAGTGATGGTGTATCCACAGCCGCCGCAGCCTGCCGAACGCCGCCTGACGGCCGACATGGAACGCCTGTATGCGCTGGGCATCGATGCCTTCCGCGTGGCGCGCGAAGTGGCGCTGCGCCCGAACACGCCGTTCACGCTCGATGGCGTGACGGGCCGTCTGGCTGTACGCTTTGACGATGATCAAAGCGTGTTCGAACGCACGGAACAAGCCGCCACCTACCAGCAGGGCGTGCTAGGCACCTGGCCGCCGGCCGCGCCGGCCACGCCACCGGTACAGTAA
- the rsmI gene encoding 16S rRNA (cytidine(1402)-2'-O)-methyltransferase: MTVQEISSIASLPIMTEAAHQVYPIATLYIVATPIGNVTDISLRALHLLSIADAVACEDTRNTAHLLTRFGLNKPLIAAHQHNEREVAQTLIARLHAGERIALVSDAGTPAVSDPGARIVDAVRAAGLRVLPLPGPSAAITAISASGLLNDQFYFVGFLPAKAKQRENILHSLRGVTATMVFYEAPHRILDCATALVEAFEPTRQVVFARELTKMFEEIHRCPLSEAESWIRADAHREKGEFVVLLEGATEAQDAEDVEAERILNILLAECSVKQAANLTAQITGRKKNALYERALQLKGQE; encoded by the coding sequence ATGACCGTACAAGAAATCAGTTCCATCGCCAGCCTGCCCATCATGACAGAGGCGGCGCATCAGGTCTATCCTATCGCAACATTGTATATAGTGGCCACGCCGATCGGCAATGTGACCGACATCAGCCTGCGCGCGCTGCATTTGCTGAGCATTGCCGACGCCGTCGCCTGTGAAGATACGCGCAACACGGCGCACCTGCTGACGCGCTTCGGCCTGAACAAGCCATTGATTGCGGCGCATCAACATAATGAGCGCGAGGTGGCGCAAACGCTGATTGCCCGTCTGCACGCGGGCGAGCGCATCGCCCTCGTCTCGGACGCGGGCACGCCGGCCGTCTCTGACCCGGGCGCGCGCATCGTCGACGCCGTGCGCGCGGCCGGCTTGCGCGTGTTGCCCCTGCCCGGCCCGTCGGCGGCGATCACGGCCATTTCCGCCAGCGGCCTGTTGAATGACCAGTTTTACTTTGTCGGCTTCCTGCCGGCGAAGGCCAAGCAGCGCGAAAACATCTTGCACAGCCTGCGCGGCGTGACGGCGACGATGGTGTTCTATGAGGCGCCGCACCGCATCCTCGATTGCGCCACGGCCCTGGTGGAAGCGTTCGAGCCCACGCGCCAGGTGGTGTTTGCGCGCGAACTGACGAAAATGTTCGAGGAAATCCACCGCTGTCCCCTGTCCGAAGCGGAAAGCTGGATCCGCGCCGACGCGCACCGCGAAAAGGGAGAGTTCGTCGTCCTGCTGGAAGGCGCGACCGAAGCGCAGGACGCGGAAGACGTGGAAGCGGAACGCATCCTCAACATCCTGCTGGCCGAATGCAGCGTCAAGCAGGCGGCGAATCTGACGGCGCAAATCACGGGCCGCAAGAAAAACGCCCTGTATGAACGGGCGTTGCAGTTGAAGGGGCAGGAATAA
- a CDS encoding nucleotidyltransferase domain-containing protein: MLALLFGQAQRSFYANEIIAFAAIGSGAVQRELAKLVKSALVTVKKVGNQKHYQANHDAPIFDELRSIVLKTFGVADVLRVALQPYWQEIDLAFVYGSMAKGTEQAHSDIDLMVIGGMTSNAQLLTALQPAQQQLGRSINPTLYTPEEWRQRIDEGKSFVGRILEQPKIFVKGADDELINLAGAGEPGAHRPAQG, translated from the coding sequence GTGCTGGCTTTGCTCTTTGGCCAGGCGCAACGGTCTTTCTATGCAAATGAAATCATCGCCTTCGCGGCCATCGGTTCGGGCGCCGTGCAACGCGAACTGGCCAAGCTGGTGAAATCGGCCCTGGTGACCGTCAAAAAAGTGGGCAACCAGAAGCATTACCAGGCAAATCATGATGCGCCGATCTTCGACGAGCTGCGCAGCATCGTGCTGAAAACCTTTGGCGTCGCCGATGTGCTGCGCGTGGCCCTGCAACCGTATTGGCAGGAAATCGACCTGGCGTTTGTGTACGGTTCGATGGCCAAGGGCACGGAACAGGCGCACAGCGACATCGACCTGATGGTCATCGGCGGCATGACATCAAACGCCCAGTTGCTGACGGCCTTGCAGCCAGCGCAACAGCAGCTGGGGCGCAGCATCAACCCGACCTTGTACACGCCAGAAGAATGGCGGCAAAGAATAGACGAGGGCAAGTCGTTCGTTGGGCGCATCCTCGAACAACCCAAGATTTTTGTCAAAGGGGCCGATGATGAACTCATCAACCTCGCAGGCGCTGGCGAACCTGGCGCGCATCGGCCAGCTCAAGGCTGA
- a CDS encoding hydroxymethylglutaryl-CoA lyase codes for MNPTTSLPKQVKIVEVGPRDGLQNEKDTISAAVKIELVDRLTLAGFANIEAASFVSPKWVPQMATSAEVMAKIARRPGTIYSALTPNMQGFEAALAAKADEVVIFGSASEAFSQKNINCSIAESIARFEGVAKAAKQHGLRLRGSISCAFGCPYQGDVPLDAVADVVGRMRDLGCDEIDIADTIGVATPRKTQAVMQRAIAAFHVGGLSGHFHDTYGQALANIYASLEVGIAIYHSSVSGLGGCPYAKGATGNVATEDVLYMMQGLGIDTGIDLDLVVDAGQFISQQLGRKGSSRAGNAIAAKRLAA; via the coding sequence ATGAACCCTACTACCAGTTTGCCCAAGCAGGTCAAGATCGTCGAAGTGGGCCCGCGCGACGGCCTGCAAAACGAAAAGGACACCATCAGCGCCGCCGTCAAGATCGAACTGGTCGACCGCCTGACACTGGCGGGCTTCGCCAACATCGAGGCGGCGTCCTTCGTCTCGCCGAAATGGGTGCCGCAGATGGCCACCAGCGCGGAAGTGATGGCAAAGATCGCGCGCCGCCCGGGCACCATTTATTCGGCGCTGACGCCAAACATGCAGGGTTTCGAGGCGGCGCTGGCGGCGAAGGCCGATGAAGTGGTGATCTTCGGTTCGGCCTCCGAGGCCTTCTCGCAAAAGAACATCAACTGCTCGATCGCCGAATCGATCGCCCGCTTCGAAGGCGTGGCGAAGGCGGCCAAGCAACACGGCCTGCGCCTGCGCGGCAGCATCAGCTGCGCCTTCGGCTGCCCCTACCAGGGCGACGTGCCGCTGGACGCCGTGGCCGACGTGGTGGGCCGCATGCGCGACCTCGGTTGCGACGAGATCGACATCGCCGACACCATCGGCGTGGCCACGCCGAGAAAAACGCAGGCGGTGATGCAACGCGCCATCGCGGCTTTCCACGTGGGCGGCCTGTCCGGCCACTTCCACGACACCTACGGCCAGGCGCTGGCGAATATCTACGCCAGCCTGGAGGTGGGCATCGCGATTTATCACTCGTCCGTGTCGGGCCTGGGCGGCTGCCCGTACGCCAAGGGTGCCACCGGCAATGTGGCCACCGAAGACGTGCTGTACATGATGCAGGGGCTGGGGATAGACACCGGCATCGACCTGGACCTGGTGGTCGATGCGGGGCAGTTCATCTCGCAGCAGCTGGGGCGCAAGGGGTCTAGCCGGGCCGGCAACGCCATTGCGGCGAAACGCCTCGCGGCGTAG